In the genome of Terribacillus sp. FSL K6-0262, one region contains:
- a CDS encoding metallophosphoesterase family protein has product MRITILADTHMPRMAKIWPPALLPYLERADHILHAGDIQDSRVLDSLAAYAPVTAVFGNMDSSGLMDKLPKKQLLDFHGLKIGLTHGHGKGKTTEQRAKAEFEGEAIDLLIYGHSHIPVHKEESGLVLFNPGSPTDKRQQEQFSFGELIVEEDGTWSLKHIFYKDKKG; this is encoded by the coding sequence ATGCGAATCACCATCTTAGCCGATACCCATATGCCGCGCATGGCAAAGATATGGCCGCCCGCACTGCTTCCCTATCTGGAGCGGGCTGACCATATCCTCCATGCAGGAGATATCCAGGACAGCCGCGTTTTGGATTCACTTGCAGCTTATGCTCCCGTGACAGCTGTTTTCGGAAACATGGACAGCTCTGGATTGATGGATAAATTGCCTAAAAAACAGCTGCTGGATTTTCATGGACTCAAAATCGGTCTGACTCATGGGCATGGAAAAGGAAAAACGACTGAACAGCGGGCGAAAGCGGAATTCGAAGGGGAAGCGATCGATCTGCTTATCTATGGGCATTCCCATATTCCCGTCCATAAGGAGGAATCGGGTCTCGTTCTGTTCAATCCAGGATCTCCAACGGATAAACGGCAGCAGGAACAATTCTCATTCGGGGAGCTGATCGTGGAGGAAGATGGTACATGGTCTCTGAAGCATATTTTTTATAAGGATAAGAAAGGATGA
- a CDS encoding SDR family oxidoreductase yields MDFTNKVVVVTGAGNGIGKAVAHAYSQAGAKVAAIDLDRTAAEQTVQEMTGEGLALQADLRLHNEVTDFMKKAFDHFGQIDILINNAGISEFKNMFELTVEEWDSIINTNLRGTFLASREAAAYMKKSGKGGSIVNMASTRATMSEPDTEAYAATKGGITALTHALAMSLQNDYITVNSISPGWIETKEYDSLRPVDHDQHPSKRVGAPSDIARACLFLTSAENNFINGENLVVDGGMTRKMMYEH; encoded by the coding sequence ATGGATTTCACAAATAAAGTAGTGGTTGTAACCGGTGCTGGAAATGGTATCGGAAAGGCAGTTGCTCACGCGTATTCCCAAGCAGGGGCGAAAGTAGCGGCGATTGATTTGGATCGAACTGCTGCTGAACAGACTGTGCAGGAAATGACAGGTGAAGGGCTTGCCCTCCAAGCTGATTTGCGGCTTCACAACGAAGTGACCGACTTCATGAAGAAAGCCTTCGACCATTTTGGACAGATAGATATCCTGATCAATAATGCCGGTATCAGTGAATTCAAAAATATGTTTGAACTGACTGTTGAAGAATGGGACTCGATCATCAATACCAATTTACGCGGCACCTTCCTGGCAAGCAGGGAAGCTGCTGCTTATATGAAGAAGAGCGGAAAAGGCGGATCGATCGTGAATATGGCCTCTACCCGTGCAACGATGTCCGAGCCGGACACCGAGGCTTATGCTGCAACAAAAGGCGGCATCACAGCCCTCACACATGCACTTGCCATGTCCCTGCAAAATGACTATATTACTGTCAACAGCATCAGCCCCGGCTGGATTGAGACCAAGGAATATGACAGCCTCCGCCCTGTCGATCATGATCAGCATCCCTCCAAGCGGGTCGGGGCACCATCCGATATCGCAAGAGCGTGCTTATTCCTTACATCAGCGGAGAATAATTTCATCAACGGCGAAAATCTCGTGGTGGATGGCGGCATGACACGGAAAATGATGTATGAACATTAA
- the gdh gene encoding glucose 1-dehydrogenase, which produces MYPSLQGKVVVITGASTGLGRSMALRFGQEGAKVVVNYYNNGEKADEVVREIKDGGSDAIAIQGNVMKEEDVKKLVQTAIDSFGKLDIMINNAGVENPVPSHELSLKDWDRVIGTNLTGAFLGSREALKYFVENNVKGNIINMSSVHEVIPWPLFAHYAASKGGVKLLTETLALEYAPRQIRVNNIGPGAINTPINAEKFADPKQKADVESMIPMGYIGKPEEIAAVAAWLASDESSYVTGITLFADGGMTKYPSFQAGRG; this is translated from the coding sequence ATGTATCCAAGTTTGCAAGGGAAAGTAGTTGTCATCACAGGGGCGTCGACTGGTCTGGGAAGGTCAATGGCGCTTCGTTTCGGCCAGGAAGGCGCAAAGGTTGTCGTGAATTATTACAATAATGGGGAAAAGGCGGATGAGGTTGTCCGTGAAATCAAAGATGGCGGCAGCGATGCAATAGCCATCCAGGGTAATGTCATGAAAGAAGAGGATGTGAAGAAACTCGTCCAGACGGCTATCGATTCTTTCGGGAAGCTTGATATCATGATAAACAATGCGGGTGTTGAAAATCCTGTCCCATCCCATGAACTGTCATTGAAAGACTGGGATCGTGTCATCGGGACGAACCTGACAGGCGCTTTCTTGGGATCGAGAGAGGCATTGAAGTATTTTGTCGAAAATAATGTCAAAGGAAATATCATCAATATGTCCAGCGTCCATGAAGTGATTCCTTGGCCATTGTTTGCGCATTATGCGGCGAGTAAAGGCGGGGTGAAGCTTTTGACGGAAACCTTGGCGCTTGAATATGCCCCTAGGCAGATCCGTGTGAACAATATTGGTCCAGGTGCCATCAATACCCCGATCAATGCAGAAAAGTTCGCAGATCCAAAACAGAAAGCCGACGTGGAGAGCATGATCCCAATGGGATATATCGGCAAGCCTGAGGAAATTGCGGCAGTGGCAGCCTGGCTCGCTTCCGATGAATCCAGCTATGTAACAGGTATTACACTGTTTGCCGATGGCGGGATGACCAAATATCCGAGCTTCCAAGCAGGAAGAGGCTAA
- a CDS encoding GRP family sugar transporter, which yields MDIFLAVLPALFWGSIVLFNVKLGGSPYHQILGTTIGALLLSIVLYFFVRPELTGFIFLIGFLSGVFWSLGQTFQLKSIHAIGVSRTMPISTGAQLVSTSLFGVIVFGEWNTTRSVILGILALVLIIVGAILTSKRAKGEKEDEESRGAFRKGLVFLAISTIGYLVYVVIARLFGVDGWTALFPQAVGMVAGGIILTVKYRPYDMYTVKNILPGLIWATGNMFLFISQPRVGVATSFSLSQMGIVISTLGGIFILGEKKTRGQLISISIGIVLIVVAGFLLGYTKS from the coding sequence ATGGATATCTTTCTTGCCGTCCTGCCCGCATTGTTTTGGGGCAGTATCGTATTATTCAATGTCAAGCTCGGAGGAAGCCCTTATCACCAGATTCTGGGTACAACGATCGGGGCCCTGCTGCTTTCCATCGTTTTGTATTTCTTTGTGCGTCCGGAACTGACGGGATTCATCTTTTTAATTGGATTCTTATCCGGGGTGTTCTGGTCGCTTGGCCAAACCTTCCAGCTGAAGAGCATCCATGCGATTGGCGTTTCAAGGACAATGCCGATTTCTACAGGCGCACAGCTTGTTTCCACATCATTGTTTGGTGTGATCGTATTCGGAGAATGGAACACGACCCGTTCTGTCATTCTTGGAATCCTGGCGCTGGTGCTGATCATCGTTGGAGCGATCCTTACTTCCAAACGCGCCAAGGGAGAGAAAGAGGACGAGGAGAGCAGGGGAGCTTTCCGCAAAGGGCTGGTGTTCCTTGCCATCTCGACAATAGGCTATCTCGTCTATGTGGTCATCGCCAGATTGTTCGGGGTGGATGGATGGACTGCCTTATTCCCGCAGGCTGTCGGCATGGTGGCAGGCGGCATCATACTCACCGTGAAATACAGACCGTATGACATGTACACAGTGAAGAATATACTTCCTGGCCTGATTTGGGCCACCGGGAATATGTTCCTGTTCATTTCGCAGCCGCGTGTCGGGGTTGCGACAAGCTTTTCATTATCCCAGATGGGCATCGTCATTTCCACATTGGGCGGTATTTTCATTTTAGGGGAGAAGAAAACCAGGGGACAGCTGATCAGTATCAGTATCGGGATTGTCTTGATCGTTGTGGCCGGGTTCCTCTTAGGTTATACGAAATCATGA
- a CDS encoding IS30 family transposase — protein sequence MSYSHLTTIERGKLETLYKLGWSARRIAKELGRHHSTISRELERNSEGSYKADSADRMYQKRREFCIPKGKWKEELRVVIEEKLKLTWSPEQIQGRLGIISFKTIYRWMNQRRFSVDHQVFRQKGKRQKPRETRGRFNIGTSIKERPKDVKDRKSAGHWELDTVVSSRGKSKGCFGTFAERKTRFFLAVKMNDRSARSMKEAISQVAASMPKEIFKTATTDRGKEFACYQEIENEMDISVYFADPYAPWQRGTNENSNGLLREFFPKKTDLASVSEDEIHQALYLINHRPRKILGWKTPYEAFQEELSHLD from the coding sequence ATGAGCTATTCCCATCTTACTACAATTGAACGAGGAAAACTAGAAACACTATACAAGCTTGGCTGGTCTGCACGTCGTATCGCAAAGGAGTTAGGGAGACACCATTCGACTATTTCCAGAGAATTGGAGCGTAACAGTGAGGGCAGCTATAAAGCTGACTCTGCTGACAGAATGTATCAAAAACGACGGGAATTTTGTATTCCTAAAGGTAAATGGAAAGAAGAGCTTAGAGTGGTTATTGAGGAGAAATTAAAGCTCACTTGGTCACCTGAACAAATTCAAGGAAGGCTGGGTATCATCAGCTTCAAAACCATCTATCGTTGGATGAATCAAAGACGATTCTCTGTCGATCATCAGGTCTTCCGTCAAAAAGGAAAAAGGCAAAAACCCCGGGAAACGAGAGGTCGATTCAATATTGGTACGTCGATAAAGGAGCGTCCAAAAGATGTGAAGGACCGAAAATCGGCAGGCCATTGGGAACTAGATACAGTAGTATCAAGCCGTGGAAAAAGTAAAGGATGCTTCGGAACGTTTGCCGAACGCAAAACGCGTTTCTTTCTCGCAGTTAAAATGAACGATCGAAGTGCACGCTCTATGAAGGAAGCTATCTCACAAGTGGCAGCTTCTATGCCTAAGGAAATATTTAAGACAGCGACCACAGATCGAGGGAAAGAATTTGCTTGTTATCAAGAAATCGAAAATGAAATGGATATCTCGGTTTACTTTGCCGATCCGTATGCCCCATGGCAGCGAGGAACCAATGAAAACAGTAACGGGCTGCTTCGGGAGTTCTTCCCAAAGAAAACAGACTTAGCCTCTGTTTCAGAAGATGAAATCCACCAAGCACTATACCTAATTAATCATCGCCCGCGAAAAATATTAGGATGGAAAACTCCTTACGAGGCTTTCCAGGAGGAACTGTCGCATTTAGATTGA
- the cydC gene encoding thiol reductant ABC exporter subunit CydC, protein MKHRDWIMPYVKRYKYRMLTILLLSMLTVGSAAALMFTSGYLISKSSLRPENILLVYVPIVLVRAFGLGRSVFRYSERLVSHDFILRVLAKMRTRLYHLVEPKAATSKSLKTGEVLGILAEDIESLQDLYLRTVLPTASAVLLYVISICALGFFSPGFAVLMAIYFFVLVVVMPIFSLLHMRAVNQAYKKDKDELYQYVTDGFLGIHDWLLSGQKKQFFSRFYKRQGTQDMLDKRSKNWSYYREFIGQVIVAAMLVTMLAFGASLFADGRIAGVFIAAFVLVVIPLSEAILPVSNAVEKYPRYEESLNRVTKLEADQETAAEPESYEGSLENVQLTMDDVSFGYEQQGRVIKNLSLELTQGKKIAIIGKSGAGKSTLLKLLQGMLVPDAGSVQLNGYKAAAIRRDMTKLVSVLNQNPYLFYTSVANNLLLANESATEAEVKAVMKQVKLHDLVASQPEGYQTSMQETGQRFSGGERQRIALARVLLQDTPIVMLDEPTVGLDPITERDLLDTIFTSLAGKSLIWVTHHLVGMEQMDEIIFLEEGKIKMRGTHARLLQESSHYRRLYELDRPEVLQRA, encoded by the coding sequence ATGAAGCATCGTGACTGGATCATGCCATATGTCAAACGTTATAAATATCGTATGCTGACCATTCTGCTGCTCAGTATGCTGACTGTGGGATCAGCTGCGGCGCTGATGTTCACATCTGGCTATCTGATTTCAAAATCATCGCTTCGGCCGGAGAATATCCTGCTCGTGTATGTGCCGATTGTCCTTGTCCGGGCATTCGGGCTCGGACGATCGGTATTCCGCTATTCCGAACGATTGGTCAGTCATGATTTCATCCTCCGTGTGCTGGCGAAGATGCGGACGCGTCTGTATCATCTGGTCGAGCCGAAAGCAGCGACGAGTAAGTCGTTGAAAACAGGCGAAGTGCTCGGCATTTTGGCCGAGGATATCGAAAGTCTGCAGGATCTTTATTTACGCACGGTTCTTCCGACTGCATCTGCCGTCCTCCTGTATGTCATCAGTATCTGTGCACTCGGGTTTTTCAGTCCTGGCTTTGCAGTGCTAATGGCGATATATTTCTTTGTATTGGTTGTCGTGATGCCGATTTTCTCCCTTTTGCATATGCGTGCGGTGAACCAGGCATACAAGAAGGATAAGGATGAGCTCTATCAATATGTGACGGATGGTTTCCTCGGTATCCATGATTGGCTGCTGAGCGGTCAGAAGAAGCAATTCTTCAGCCGGTTCTATAAGCGTCAGGGTACACAGGATATGCTTGATAAACGGTCGAAGAACTGGTCTTATTACCGTGAATTCATCGGGCAGGTGATCGTTGCTGCCATGCTTGTCACGATGCTGGCTTTCGGCGCCAGCCTTTTTGCGGATGGAAGGATTGCGGGTGTATTCATTGCTGCATTCGTCCTTGTCGTCATACCGCTGTCAGAGGCGATTCTGCCAGTTTCCAATGCGGTGGAGAAGTATCCTCGCTATGAAGAATCCCTGAACCGCGTCACCAAGCTGGAAGCGGATCAGGAAACAGCTGCTGAGCCTGAGTCCTATGAGGGCTCATTGGAAAATGTGCAGCTGACGATGGATGATGTGAGCTTCGGTTATGAGCAGCAGGGAAGGGTCATCAAAAATCTGTCACTCGAACTGACTCAAGGTAAAAAGATTGCCATCATCGGTAAAAGCGGTGCCGGTAAATCGACATTGCTCAAGCTGCTGCAAGGGATGCTTGTCCCCGATGCGGGATCTGTTCAACTCAATGGATACAAAGCAGCTGCAATCCGAAGGGATATGACAAAGCTTGTATCGGTTTTGAATCAAAATCCATATCTTTTCTATACAAGTGTTGCCAATAATCTGCTGCTGGCAAATGAATCGGCAACGGAAGCAGAAGTGAAAGCAGTGATGAAACAAGTCAAGCTCCATGATTTAGTCGCCAGTCAGCCGGAAGGATATCAGACATCGATGCAGGAAACAGGTCAGCGTTTCTCTGGCGGCGAACGGCAGCGAATTGCTTTGGCGCGTGTCCTGCTTCAGGATACACCGATTGTCATGCTGGATGAGCCGACTGTAGGACTTGATCCGATTACCGAACGGGACTTGCTGGATACGATTTTTACCAGCTTGGCTGGTAAATCCTTGATCTGGGTGACACATCATCTCGTGGGGATGGAGCAAATGGATGAAATCATCTTCCTGGAAGAAGGGAAAATAAAAATGCGCGGAACACATGCACGACTGCTTCAGGAATCCTCGCATTATCGGAGACTATATGAGCTGGACCGCCCGGAGGTGCTTCAGCGTGCTTGA
- the cydD gene encoding thiol reductant ABC exporter subunit CydD gives MGRNLMAYKGIKTVLLGLSALTLAQAVAIIFQAKWLAETITHLFHGESFQSQIPLIGCFIAAFLARQLLQLIIKKVCFRFAEATVEDMRKAFLESVFKLGPRYTRQEGTGNLVTFLLEGAGKLRDYLELFLPKLVSNMITPWLVLIYIWMHDDISAIILLVTIPILIAFMILLGLAAQKKMDSQWKAYRMLSNHFVDSLRGLETLKFLGRSKAHGETIEKVSGQYRKSTLGTLRIAFLSTFALDLFTQLAIAFVAVTLGLRLIDGTLLLEPALMILLLAPEYFLPIREVGNDYHATLDGKDAGDQMLSVIKLADEKHQGKEAGIWKENSELALQDVTVMYDNDRPALSDIMLRIKGNQKIGLIGASGAGKSTFIDLLSGFIDPAAGRMELDGKPVDFTADTWQKQTAYIPQHPFIFQGSIKDNVRFYAPEASDDQVEKAIDHAGLRDVVDKLPEGSDTLIGEGARSLSGGQAQRVVLARAFLSDRPIVLLDEPTAQLDIETEYELKEVIKELASDKLLFFASHRLHWMQEMDVIVVMENGRIAESGTHEQLMANRGLYVRLLQAQMGDNHEAS, from the coding sequence ATGGGCAGAAATTTAATGGCTTATAAAGGAATAAAAACGGTGCTGCTAGGGCTCTCCGCATTGACGCTTGCGCAAGCTGTGGCCATTATCTTTCAGGCGAAATGGCTTGCGGAGACCATTACGCACCTATTCCATGGTGAAAGTTTTCAATCTCAAATCCCACTTATAGGCTGCTTTATAGCAGCCTTTCTTGCTAGACAGCTATTGCAGCTGATCATCAAGAAAGTGTGTTTCCGCTTTGCAGAGGCAACTGTCGAGGATATGCGAAAGGCATTCCTGGAGAGTGTATTCAAACTTGGACCCCGCTATACAAGACAGGAAGGTACCGGGAATCTGGTCACTTTCTTGTTGGAGGGAGCAGGAAAATTGCGCGATTATCTGGAGCTGTTCCTGCCAAAGCTTGTGTCCAATATGATCACGCCATGGCTTGTATTGATTTATATTTGGATGCACGATGACATTTCAGCGATCATCCTGCTGGTCACCATTCCTATTTTGATTGCTTTCATGATCCTGCTCGGCTTGGCTGCCCAGAAGAAGATGGACAGTCAGTGGAAGGCATATCGTATGCTATCCAATCACTTCGTGGATTCACTGCGAGGATTGGAAACATTGAAATTCCTCGGGCGGAGCAAGGCGCATGGGGAGACGATCGAGAAGGTGAGCGGGCAGTATCGCAAATCCACCTTGGGTACATTGCGGATCGCGTTCCTTTCCACGTTTGCACTGGATCTATTCACACAGCTGGCAATTGCTTTCGTTGCGGTGACATTGGGGCTTCGATTGATCGATGGGACGCTCCTGCTCGAACCGGCATTGATGATTTTACTGCTGGCGCCAGAGTATTTCCTGCCGATTCGCGAGGTGGGGAATGATTATCATGCAACGCTCGATGGCAAGGATGCTGGCGATCAAATGCTTTCTGTCATCAAGCTGGCCGATGAAAAGCACCAAGGGAAAGAAGCAGGTATTTGGAAAGAAAACAGTGAACTTGCCTTACAGGATGTGACGGTTATGTATGACAATGATCGTCCTGCTCTGTCAGACATCATGTTAAGGATCAAGGGAAATCAGAAAATCGGATTGATTGGAGCGAGCGGTGCAGGAAAATCGACTTTCATTGATTTGCTCAGTGGTTTTATCGATCCTGCAGCCGGTCGGATGGAGCTGGATGGAAAGCCTGTGGATTTCACCGCCGATACGTGGCAGAAACAAACGGCCTACATCCCGCAGCATCCATTCATCTTCCAAGGAAGCATCAAGGATAATGTGCGATTCTATGCGCCGGAGGCTTCGGACGACCAAGTGGAAAAAGCGATTGATCATGCCGGGCTGCGTGATGTAGTAGATAAGCTGCCTGAAGGTTCCGATACCTTGATTGGTGAAGGAGCCCGCTCCTTGAGCGGCGGGCAGGCACAGCGTGTTGTGCTGGCCAGGGCATTTTTGAGTGACCGCCCCATCGTCCTCTTGGATGAACCGACAGCGCAGCTTGATATCGAAACGGAATATGAATTGAAGGAAGTAATCAAGGAGCTCGCTTCGGATAAATTGTTGTTCTTCGCATCGCATCGATTGCATTGGATGCAGGAAATGGATGTGATCGTCGTCATGGAAAACGGCAGAATAGCTGAGAGCGGCACACATGAACAATTGATGGCAAACCGCGGCTTATATGTCCGTTTGCTGCAAGCACAAATGGGGGATAATCATGAAGCATCGTGA
- the cydB gene encoding cytochrome d ubiquinol oxidase subunit II, translating into MLSLNEFWFILVAVLFVGFFFLEGFDFGVGMASKFVAKNDLERRAFINSIGPYWDANEVWLITAIGAMFAAFPNWYASMLSGFYLCFAFILFGLIGRGVAFEFRGKAEHPTWRKTWDWVILFGSIIPPLTFGIMFTALIQGVPIDENMTMHAGVSDVINFYTVLGGVTLTMLCAWHGLIFGTLRLMDTLRERCRKAAKSLLPINAILLVAFLGMTFFKTDMFSVHGNILEYLFMVGVLVYIASGYFITRKRDGWAFLMSGLIMILLIASVFIGLFPRVMISSISEAYSLTVQSASSGDYSLKVITYISLALLPFVLGYQIWSYYVFRKRVDHKEHMEY; encoded by the coding sequence ATGCTTTCTCTTAATGAATTCTGGTTCATTCTCGTTGCTGTCTTGTTCGTTGGCTTCTTCTTCCTGGAAGGCTTCGACTTCGGAGTCGGAATGGCAAGTAAGTTTGTAGCCAAAAATGATTTGGAAAGACGCGCGTTCATCAATTCAATCGGTCCATACTGGGATGCCAATGAAGTATGGCTGATCACAGCGATCGGTGCGATGTTCGCTGCATTCCCAAATTGGTATGCATCCATGCTGAGCGGATTTTATCTCTGTTTCGCGTTCATTCTCTTCGGATTGATCGGGCGCGGTGTTGCGTTCGAGTTCCGCGGCAAAGCGGAGCATCCGACTTGGCGAAAAACATGGGACTGGGTGATTCTGTTTGGCAGCATCATCCCGCCGCTTACTTTCGGCATCATGTTCACAGCCTTGATTCAAGGAGTGCCGATTGACGAAAATATGACAATGCATGCCGGAGTATCCGATGTCATCAACTTTTATACCGTTCTTGGCGGTGTGACACTCACCATGCTTTGTGCATGGCATGGCCTTATCTTCGGTACACTACGGTTGATGGACACATTGCGTGAACGCTGCCGCAAAGCAGCGAAGAGCTTGCTGCCCATCAACGCGATTTTACTGGTGGCATTCCTTGGTATGACATTCTTCAAAACGGACATGTTCAGTGTCCATGGCAATATTTTGGAGTATCTATTCATGGTCGGTGTTCTCGTTTACATCGCATCGGGTTATTTCATCACACGCAAACGAGATGGCTGGGCATTTTTGATGTCAGGCTTGATCATGATCCTGCTGATCGCTTCCGTGTTTATCGGTCTGTTCCCACGGGTAATGATTAGTTCCATCAGTGAAGCATATAGTTTGACGGTGCAATCAGCGTCTTCAGGAGATTACTCTTTGAAAGTCATAACCTATATCAGTTTGGCATTGCTGCCATTCGTATTAGGCTATCAAATCTGGAGCTACTACGTTTTCCGTAAACGAGTGGATCATAAGGAGCATATGGAATACTAA
- a CDS encoding cytochrome ubiquinol oxidase subunit I, whose protein sequence is MDVVELSRIQFASTTLFHFLFVPLSIGLAFIIAIMETLYVVKKDDKYKKMAKFWGHLFLINFAVGVVTGILQEFQFGMNWSEYSRFVGDVFGAPLAIEALLAFFMESTFLGLWIFGWDRLPKWVHALCIWLVSLGTIFSAFFILSANSFMQHPVGEVLQNGRLEMNDFLAILTNGQLWVEFPHTILGSFATGALFITGISAIAFLRKKHVEFYKGSFKVAIIVGLISGIGIALSGHEQALYLVETQPMKMAASEGLWEDSADPAPWTVFANIDTEAKENSGELKIPYLLSFLSYGEFKGSVEGMNTLQERYEDLYGPGNYMPPVKTTFWSFRVMSVLGGAIAALTIWGAYLYARKKLINSKWYLRLMIIAISFPFIGSSAGWIMTEIGRQPWVVFGYMKTEDAVSAGVTAGEVLFSLITFSVLYLILFAVMITLFVREIKKGPDHDIEKTDPIADPFTKEGQHAFS, encoded by the coding sequence ATGGATGTTGTAGAGCTTTCGCGAATCCAGTTTGCATCAACGACATTGTTCCATTTCCTATTCGTTCCATTGAGTATAGGATTGGCATTCATCATAGCAATCATGGAAACTCTGTACGTTGTCAAAAAAGATGATAAGTACAAAAAAATGGCGAAGTTCTGGGGACATTTATTCCTGATCAACTTTGCAGTCGGTGTCGTGACCGGTATACTGCAGGAATTCCAATTTGGAATGAACTGGTCGGAATATTCCCGTTTCGTAGGGGATGTCTTCGGTGCACCGCTTGCAATAGAAGCATTATTGGCATTCTTCATGGAATCCACCTTCCTTGGTTTGTGGATTTTCGGCTGGGATCGTCTGCCGAAATGGGTGCATGCCCTATGTATTTGGCTTGTTTCCTTAGGTACGATTTTCTCCGCATTCTTCATCCTGTCAGCCAACTCATTCATGCAGCATCCAGTAGGGGAAGTACTGCAAAATGGCAGATTGGAAATGAATGATTTCTTGGCAATCCTGACAAATGGCCAGCTTTGGGTTGAATTCCCGCATACTATCTTGGGATCATTTGCAACCGGAGCCTTGTTCATCACCGGTATAAGTGCCATCGCATTCCTGCGTAAGAAGCATGTGGAATTCTATAAAGGTTCCTTTAAAGTGGCGATCATCGTCGGTTTGATCAGCGGTATCGGTATTGCGCTGTCCGGGCACGAACAGGCACTATATCTTGTGGAAACACAGCCGATGAAAATGGCTGCCAGTGAAGGCCTTTGGGAAGACAGTGCCGATCCGGCTCCATGGACTGTTTTCGCCAATATCGATACAGAAGCGAAAGAAAATTCGGGCGAGCTAAAAATTCCGTACCTGTTGAGTTTCTTATCTTATGGGGAATTCAAAGGTTCGGTCGAAGGTATGAATACACTTCAGGAACGTTATGAAGATCTATATGGACCTGGCAATTACATGCCGCCGGTCAAAACGACATTCTGGAGTTTCCGTGTCATGTCTGTACTTGGCGGTGCAATAGCTGCCCTTACCATCTGGGGAGCGTACTTGTATGCACGTAAAAAACTTATCAATAGTAAATGGTATCTGCGTTTGATGATCATAGCCATCAGCTTCCCATTCATCGGAAGTTCGGCAGGCTGGATCATGACGGAAATTGGTCGTCAGCCATGGGTTGTATTCGGTTATATGAAAACAGAGGATGCAGTCAGCGCAGGGGTGACTGCAGGAGAAGTATTATTCTCCCTCATCACTTTCTCTGTTTTGTATCTGATCTTGTTTGCGGTCATGATCACTTTGTTCGTCCGTGAAATCAAGAAAGGGCCGGACCACGATATCGAGAAGACAGACCCGATTGCAGATCCGTTCACGAAGGAGGGTCAACATGCTTTCTCTTAA
- a CDS encoding GNAT family N-acetyltransferase, which yields MNIREIAERDNQPVEQLIRTCLKEFGADKPGTAWSDPDLGRFHSLYQKPGSRYWVVEQEGKIVAGCGIGPIPGHPEVCELQKMYAAKDTRGTGIAHDLLQTALTFARRHYRRCYLETLSSMAAANRFYLKNGFRRMDKPLSETEHYACDVWYIKDL from the coding sequence ATGAACATCAGAGAAATAGCTGAGAGAGATAATCAGCCAGTCGAGCAGCTGATTCGGACTTGCTTGAAAGAATTCGGAGCCGATAAGCCAGGAACAGCCTGGAGTGATCCTGATCTTGGCCGTTTCCATTCCCTGTATCAGAAGCCAGGCTCGAGATATTGGGTGGTGGAGCAGGAAGGTAAGATCGTTGCGGGCTGCGGAATCGGGCCCATTCCCGGACATCCGGAAGTTTGTGAGCTTCAAAAGATGTATGCGGCCAAAGATACGCGCGGAACAGGTATAGCCCATGATTTATTGCAGACAGCCCTTACCTTTGCCCGCCGGCATTATCGTCGCTGTTATCTTGAAACGTTAAGCAGTATGGCCGCTGCAAACCGCTTTTATCTGAAGAATGGATTTCGGCGTATGGACAAGCCATTAAGTGAAACGGAGCATTACGCATGTGATGTTTGGTATATCAAAGACTTATAA
- a CDS encoding DUF4177 domain-containing protein → MMTYAFETIEMKALTGKMKKDYRKVVQEYARDGWRLHSMNPIPGYDGMALSIELIFEREA, encoded by the coding sequence ATGATGACATATGCGTTTGAAACAATTGAGATGAAAGCATTAACCGGGAAGATGAAGAAGGATTATCGGAAAGTTGTCCAAGAATATGCCCGGGATGGCTGGCGTTTACATAGCATGAACCCAATTCCGGGTTATGATGGGATGGCACTCAGCATCGAACTGATCTTTGAAAGGGAAGCTTAA